The sequence below is a genomic window from Pangasianodon hypophthalmus isolate fPanHyp1 chromosome 27, fPanHyp1.pri, whole genome shotgun sequence.
cacacacacacacacaaattaatgaatgaataaacatctGAATGTAAATGCAGTTTGGGAAGATACCGTTGTCGTGGTAACTGAGAAACGCCTCTCCGTGGCTGATTAATGTTCGGCAACAGCGTGCGCCGCAGGTAGTGTATCAGTGtgatgtgtatttaatgtgaaTCAGTGCGCTGTCTGCTGTGGCGTGTGAGACCTGTGGCGGTCATTCCCACGGAAACGTGCGAGCGTTTGTCCTCCACAGCCGTGAAAACGCGCACGCTGACGGTCACAATGCTAATGAGGTTAATGAGCCGAGGTGCGCGCGCTCTCACCGTGCACGGAGATCACCTTCCAGCTTTTCCCACGGGATTTTACTCCTCAGGTTCTCTGAGGAACATCTTCTCCTTCAGCACCAGGTTATTTACATCACATTCACAAAactgaaaattaaatgaatatataaattaaattatacaaataaatatcatgATCATCTTAATACTATATTCGTTCTTAATTTGTttatgattataaaaaaaaacatctgtgtaACCGCACTTATGGAGAAATCACACACGTCACAtgaccatgtaaaaaaaaaaaacaaaaagctgagTTTCAGCAGGTTATGCTCTCACACTGCTCACGTGaagtaaacaagtaaacacACGTGACATCGTGAGAATAATGTGTGATCACCTGTGAAGATGAAAACTCTCAGAAACGTAAGTGTACTAAAGGTGCAGTACGTTTCTTTGTCACTGAGGTGGTTCTTTTATCTTTAGTACCTTTCATTAAAAGGTTTAAGGTGCAAACACTAAAGATACAAAAGATGTGAGATgaggagaagagatgagaatatgagatggagagatgagatggagagatgagatGGAAAGATGAGTTGAGTAGAAGAAatggagagatgagatgagatgagatgaggagatgagatgaggagatgagatggagagatgagatgagatggagagatgagatggagagatgagatggagagatgaggaAAAGATAGTAAAGGTGCACTCTTGATGGTACCGATAAGGAGTGGTACTCTTTAGTACCTTTTCCCTGAGAGTGTTCGAATCCAGCTCCTAATAAACTACTTTAAATTTCAAACcgcataaataataaataaataacaaacaaacacggtgcgggttttttttttttttttttttttttacagggacGCGCATGCGCACTAGGCTAACgtggcagtgtgtttgtgtccagTGCAACAACAGGAGCACACTTAGCACACAGGTGAGACGTCACACCtccagctcacacacacgccacacgcctctgtacatctgtctgtgtttataCTTTAGTTTAAGAGGCGAACAGGGGAAAAGAGGCGCATGCGCTCTGAGTCGTGGCGTCACTCCGCCGGGTTTCCGTTACTGCTGATTAAATTCCCTTATTAGtaatagttgttgttgttgttgttgttgttgttgttgtttcctttcaGTTGTGTATTCATGCACCGTCTCCGTTCCTCACACGAGCTCGAGGACGCGTCCCGAAAGCCGCGCTGAAGGTTCCTCGGGTCTCGCGCTTGCGGTGTCGGCGTGTTGGTTCTGACACgtcgcgcgcgcgcgctcagCGTTCCGTTCCCACGAGAAAGTTCCGAGCCGAGCGCCCGCGTTGCTCTTACCTGCATGTGACGTCACGCCGATACGGCCAATGCACGTGCGCGCGCAGTCACGCGCTGCTTCATGCGCTTTCAGTAtacacttttatatttatttatttattttctgaattaGTTCAGAGATTTAAGAGATTTAAACCACCTCAGGAAGccgctgttagaggaaaacaatcaacgccggggtggtgtgatgaagcagggTTACTGTAACcaccccgaagtgttttattccccttacaccacagcaacttacccacaattacagctatttatttattcattaaagaaagcCATACTTATTATccgttttaattaattaatcaatctggcttttaattaatattctgaaaaaaaaaacccataaactTCTGCTTTACTTTAAAGTtacggctttacctctgactgttacaaagcactgacactggagactccttccctaaatgtctCCCAAAACATGTGCAAGGATTACACGATTAAAACGATTGcgtttttaatataaacctgcgatctGCAGCTGAACTACTGacacagctgctgttacaggaaatgaatcaacaccttctgaccaatcagaacccagAACCCAGAAcccagcagcactgtggtgtagtttgtgtattgtgtagtttGTGTTGGAtcagaaatagaaaataatcagcagtaaTTGTTTATTCTTGCATTCTTATTATcaggaaaagttttttttttaaatataaatatatataaataatttacaataagCAATTTTATCAAATGGTCTGAAATTTGTGCCAAAACTTTTACTCCCTCTCAGTGAATATTTCATCACAGATCATGTCCTTATAGAAATATAGCTATAGAAAACCTGATAAcgcaaaaacatatatatatattttatattttcagagtgtgtattgtgtgtattgtgtgtgtgtgtgtgtgtgtgtgtgtgtgtgggtcatgAACTCTCCGAGGAGGAGTGTGTTGGTTCACGGGGTGTGAAGGACTCAGTGCTGCAGAAAGACCAGATTAGGTTTGCATTCACACTGAGCAATAAAACAGTACAATGTGGCTCATAAAGACATAAGCAGGTTATAACCACATGAAGCATTACAGCAAACAAACCCCCACTAACACCAGCGAGGAGAGCTTAGAGAGGAAATACATCCAAGTCAGATGTTTGCATGGTGTGCTTGGTTAGTTTTTTTATAAGCACAGGCTCATGatattaatcttatttatttatagcgcTTTTCTAACAAGCTAAAATACAGCTgctgctttacacacacacacacacacacacttttagcgTATGAATATATATTCCAtattatcttatatatatatatattcagtggAAATAATGAAACTTTGCGTCTAACAGAAATGGCGCTGTTGCAGATAACGttgtttttatctatttatttattttaatctcgACGTTAAAAATGTTATAACGCAGGCAATTAAAACTAGttgagaaaaaaatactttttaaaaaagtctgcGTCTGCATCTGACTGAAGCATTTTTTTGaaacatgtatatgtatattttcagTGTACAATAAAGAAGATGCTACAGAGATCCATACGCAAACTCACAAATACACATTATAGCATCATAAGCGTGcgttttatttagttatttcgCTTAAtgatcagtgttttatttgtataaatctAGTTGATTTGTCCaggcaataaaacacacacagcaggtctgAGATTTCAGCCTGAGATTTCtctaaacacatttacagtagCACTTTTCAGACCTCGAGTGAATCATCGCTTTATACTCTTCTTATCTGGGACTTCAGGTCAGGCTTCCTGCAGTCCTGAGCGGTCTGAGCACTCAGAGGtgtcattaacattaacattaacattaacatctcCAACACCTCTccaccaatcagaatgaagcaCAAGGTGTCACATGGTCCCTAGAAATAAGACGCGCGCGCCTCGGGGCAGCTCACAGTTCCTCCACAGCGCGAAACAGAAAGgactttaaaaagatttttcacttctgtttttatttctttatatatatatatatatatatatatatattttttttttactctcgaTCGGTTTCTTGTGAACTTTGGCGTTGTTTTAAGTTTGTCTTGGTGAGGAAAGGGAAGGATTTTCACCTTTAAGCATGGGGACTCCGAAACTGTCCAGCCGCAGAGCCTCCAGAAGAGTGAGCAGCTTTACTCCTGTTCTCTTTTATTCCTGAATATTCATTCTTGTGAATATAATGATGCAACCGTAAGATAAGAAATAAGtctaaagattttaaaaatgcacaactTTGAACCAATCATGTGcttgttttggtgttagtgtatattattaaaaagtcacatcagttttgctttttttttattttaatttttattttttaaaaagaaaatccctgtttaaaatgtcttttctgacttttttccaGGTCCTGAAGCCGGTGATtgagaagaagaggagagatCGGATTAATCAGCGTTTAGATGAACTGAGAACTCTCCTCCTGGACAACACACTGGACTCGGTACTGAGAGAGAAATCTAcaatcttttcattttctcttcatgaaacacaaacactctgaAGTTCATCTCAAGTACagtctgctctctctctctctctctctctctctctctctctctctctgtgtgtgtgtgtgtgtgtgtgagaaagtttTCACTATTTATCCAAATGTCTGATCagctgatttgtctaaatgagatctttacacatttacagatctttactatatatatattatattacattaataataaataacaaatagcTAATAAACTCCAATGAGCATTACCGTAATAAACGGCATTAGTGGCTACATAGGATAATACCGTAATACACAGTAAACTGGACCCACAAATCAgcatcatggaaaaaaaataccgTAATACACAAGAAGTTTAAGAAATATGACATGTTTGTGTTAGAGATGTGGAATATTGATGGCGTATCATTTAGCTTTAGGCTTCTGTAATAGCGTAATATACAGTTTTGGACCTAACTGGTGGAGGATTTGATGCAAAAGTCAATCATGGAAACAGAGCGCTAGCAATATGGCGGAGCTGcaaactgggaaaaaaatagagCTAAAACATTAAGAATTAAGAAGTCAGATCTTCTGTTTGTTAATGTGAGAAGGTGAGAAGGTGAGAAGGCTCTCAGTGAAgacagtcagtgtttttttttctttttttaaagtactaATACATGTAATTTCTCAGAAAAGAAGTGTATTGTGATGTCGTTTATTAATCATGATGATCATTGGCAGAAAACTGTTATCATGTTAACAGAACCTCTCTCTTAACCTCTGACGCTGCTGAAGCTGCTGAAGCTCCTTCACGTGGATCGTGGATTTGTTTCTGTTGGATTGGATGCGAAcactttgctgtttttcttcatcatcttttgttttctttgacaGAGACTACAAAACCCCAAACTGGAGAAAGCAGAGATTTTGGAGCTCACGGTGGAGTACATCAGGAAAAAAGCAGCAAACGCAAAAGAAAATGCTGGTAACGTTTCTAACCGTATTCctccaataaataaaaaaacatagaatACTTTTATTCTTCAGATCCAAAACtccttatttaatttaaagagtACCTCCTGCAGTATTCAGGGCATAGTGAGTCAATTCTGAGGACAAATTTAACAATTTTCAACTCCATgtcttgtgtttattttctagAAAATTGTTCTTCTGCACTCCTCTAATGTTAGTCGTGTGATTATATTAAAGACTCTGTCCCAAACTGGACACacagtgcactacagagtgcgTAGAAGCCATTATTCTATAAAGAATTGGATATAAATTTAATCAAAACCGAACTAACAGTTATATCTTTATTATGATGAATCATCAGTCACATGATTTTATGATAAACAGAtgtttattagtgttagatgctttaataaactgatttaaaaacgTTCATAAACATGAGATTATTTACTCCGACTGCAAGCGGCTATTAGGAACGATTTgccaataaatacacacacgtaaacaaatgacacattatttactgtttttgaTTTCTGAAATCTGTTTAATAATCAGTTTATCAGTGTCTAattcacattcttttttttcttgtccaaTTCTTTTGTCCATCttttcccccaaacacacacttcctctcacACATCCTGTTCTGTTTTTCTAACCTGAACTCGTTTCCTCTCTAACACTTCACACCtgtttataatcccactattcCTCCGTCTGTCTCCTCCTTCTGTCCTACACTCGTTTCTCGTCCacttcttccttcctttgccTGTGATTCTTCGATTCTCGAACAACTTCACAAACAACTTTAATCTTATTAACAACTCAAATCACTTTCTATTTCTGACACTTTTACTTCACAACTcttcctgtttcctctttttttttctctcctccctctttCATTTTCTATCCTCACACCTATCAGCAGATTGTAACAGAGACCCGGGCGACCGTGTTGCCCCTGCGCAGACCGCCGGGAGACCCCGAGTGCCCGTCGCAGGGCTCCATGACGTCCCTAACGTCCACGCTCACGCCCCCATCAGCCCTCTCTACACCGCCGGCTTCCAAGAGTGCATCTCTCGCCTGACCAGCTTCATCGAGTGTGTGGATCTGTCGCAGAGGGAAAACTTCATCCAGGGCCTTCGCCATCATCTGCAGTCGCACACCGGCGCCCTTTCgcaggtcagaggtcacggGCAGACTCACACCTGGGTCCCTGGCGACGTCCGAGCGAGCGCAGAGCCCTACTCGTATGCTAACGGGCTGTATCCCAACTCGTTCGTCCTGCATCACCCGTATCCGTCTCCTCCGTACTCGCTGTCTCCTCCTCCATCGccctgctactcctcctcctctccgaCGTACCTCTCCGTCCCCTGCCACTTCCACTTCCCTCCATCCGTCTCTCCTCTATCCGActcttcttcatcctcctcgTCTTTCTCTACGT
It includes:
- the her1 gene encoding hairy-related 1 isoform X1 encodes the protein MGTPKLSSRRASRRVLKPVIEKKRRDRINQRLDELRTLLLDNTLDSRLQNPKLEKAEILELTVEYIRKKAANAKENAADCNRDPGDRVAPAQTAGRPRVPVAGLHDVPNVHAHAPISPLYTAGFQECISRLTSFIECVDLSQRENFIQGLRHHLQSHTGALSQVRGHGQTHTWVPGDVRASAEPYSYANGLYPNSFVLHHPYPSPPYSLSPPPSPCYSSSSPTYLSVPCHFHFPPSVSPLSDSSSSSSSFSTSTPAVSASLAPATQAPPRPPTPHCVSAERTLRRELFPNHTHAIWRPW
- the her1 gene encoding hairy-related 1 isoform X2 — protein: MGTPKLSSRRASRRVLKPVIEKKRRDRINQRLDELRTLLLDNTLDSRLQNPKLEKAEILELTVEYIRKKAANAKENADCNRDPGDRVAPAQTAGRPRVPVAGLHDVPNVHAHAPISPLYTAGFQECISRLTSFIECVDLSQRENFIQGLRHHLQSHTGALSQVRGHGQTHTWVPGDVRASAEPYSYANGLYPNSFVLHHPYPSPPYSLSPPPSPCYSSSSPTYLSVPCHFHFPPSVSPLSDSSSSSSSFSTSTPAVSASLAPATQAPPRPPTPHCVSAERTLRRELFPNHTHAIWRPW